In Panthera leo isolate Ple1 chromosome E3, P.leo_Ple1_pat1.1, whole genome shotgun sequence, a genomic segment contains:
- the PRSS27 gene encoding serine protease 27 has product MRRLPAVALLLLPLWFGTQGAEASSVCGRPRMLNRMVGGQDALEGEWPWQVSIQRNGSHFCGGSLITERWVLTAAHCFSNTSETSLYRVLLGVRQLVKPGTHAVYARVKRVESNPLYQGMASSADVALVELEAPVTFSNYILPVCMPDPSVVFEAGMNCWVTGWGSPSEEDRLPNPRVLQKLTVPIIDTPTCNLLYSKDAESGFQPKTIKDDMLCAGFAEGKKDACKGDSGGPLVCLVAQSWLQAGVISWGEGCARRNRPGVYIRVTSHYDWIHRIIPELQFQQARSGGQKRGPRNQQPLAPNSAPCLAAHVALSVLVALLTLL; this is encoded by the exons ATGAGGCGGCTGCCAGCCGTGGCCCTGCTCCTGCTGCCGCTGTGGTTTG GGACTCAGGGGGCCGAGGCGTCAAGCG TCTGCGGGCGTCCGAGGATGCTGAACCGGATGGTGGGTGGCCAGGACGCCCTGGAGGGCGAGTGGCCCTGGCAGGTCAGCATCCAGCGCAACGGAAGCCACTTCTGCGGGGGCAGCCTCATCACAGAGCGCTGGGTCCTCACCGCGGCACACTGCTTTTCCAA CACCTCTGAGACATCCCTGTACCGGGTCCTGCTTGGGGTGCGGCAACTGGTGAAGCCAGGGACCCACGCCGTGTACGCCCGGGTGAAGCGGGTAGAGAGTAACCCCCTGTACCAGGGCATGGCCTCCAGTGCTGACGTGGCCCTGGTGGAGCTGGAAGCACCTGTGACCTTCTCCAATTATATCCTCCCCGTGTGCATGCCTGACCCCTCGGTCGTCTTTGAGGCGGGCATGAACTGCTGGGTCACTGGTTGGGGCAGCCCCAGTGAGGAAG accgcCTGCCCAACCCACGGGTCCTGCAGAAACTCACTGTGCCCATCATCGACACACCCACGTGCAACTTGCTCTATAGCAAAGATGCCGAGTCGGGCTTCCAGCCCAAAACCATCAAGGACGACATGTTGTGTGCTGGCTTTGCCGAGGGCAAGAAGGACGCCTGCAAG GGCGACTCGGGCGGCCCGCTCgtgtgcctggtggctcagtcatggcTGCAGGCTGGGGTGATCAGTTGGGGCGAGGGCTGCGCCCGCCGGAACCGCCCAGGTGTCTACATCCGGGTCACCTCCCACTATGACTGGATCCATCGGATCATTCCAGAATTACAGTTCCAACAGGCTAGGTCGGGTGGCCAGAAGCGGGGGCCCCGGAACCAGCAGCCCCTCGCTCCGAACTCTGCGCCCTGCCTGGCGGCCCATGTGGCCCTCTCGGTCCTTGTGGCCCTGCTCACCCTCCTCTGA